A region of Arvicanthis niloticus isolate mArvNil1 chromosome 18, mArvNil1.pat.X, whole genome shotgun sequence DNA encodes the following proteins:
- the Mmp15 gene encoding matrix metalloproteinase-15, with protein sequence MGSDRSALGRPGCAGSCFSSRASLLPLLLVVLLDCLGHGTASEDAEVYAAENWLRLYGYLPQPSRHMSTMRSAQILASALAEMQSFYGIPVTGVLDEETKTWMKRPRCGVPDQFGVRVKANLRRRRKRYTLTGKTWNNYHLTFSIQNYTEKLGWYNSMEAVRRAFQVWEQVTPLVFQEVPYDDIRLRRRAEADIMVLFASGFHGDSSPFDGVGGFLAHAYFPGPGLGGDTHFDADEPWTFSSTDLHGISLFLVAVHELGHALGLEHSSNPSAIMAPFYQWMDTDNFQLPDDDLRGIQQLYGSPDGKPQPTQPLPTVRPRRPGRPDHQPPRPPQPPHPGGKPERPPKPGPPPQPRATERPDQYGPNICDGNFDTVAVLRGEMFVFKGRWFWRVRHNRVLDNYPMPIGHFWRGLPGNISAAYERQDGHFVFFKGNRYWLFREANLEPGYPQPLSSYGTDIPYDRIDTAIWWEPTGHTFFFQADRYWRFNEETQHGDPGYPKPISVWQGIPASPKGAFLSNDAAYTYFYKGTKYWKFNNERLRMEPGHPKSILRDFMGCQEHVEPRSRWPDVARPPFNPNGGAEPEADGDSKEEDAGDKDEGSRVVVQMEEVVRTVNVVMVLVPLLLLLCVLGLAFALVQMQRKGAPRMLLYCKRSLQEWV encoded by the exons ATGGGCAGCGACCGGAGCGCACTCGGACGGCCAGGCTGCGCTGGCAGCTGCTTCAGCAGCCGAGCTTCGCTGCTCCCGCTGCTACTGGTGGTGCTTCTGGACTGTCTGGGCCACGGTACAGCGTCTGAAGACGCCGAAGTGTACGCCGCTGAG AACTGGCTTCGGCTCTATGGCTACCTACCCCAGCCAAGCCGCCACATGTCCACCATGCGCTCTGCCCAGATCCTTGCTTCTGCCCTAGCCGAGATGCAGAGTTTCTATGGGATCCCTGTCACGGGTGTGCTTGATGAAGAGACAAAAAC GTGGATGAAGCGGCCTCGGTGTGGGGTTCCTGATCAGTTTGGGGTACGTGTGAAAGCCAACCTGCGTAGACGGCGGAAGCGTTACACTCTGACAGGAAAGACATGGAACAACTACCACCTGACCTTCAG CATCCAGAACTACACCGAGAAGCTGGGCTGGTACAACTCCATGGAGGCAGTGCGCAGGGCTTTCCAAGTGTGGGAGCAGGTCACACCCTTGGTCTTCCAGGAAGTACCCTATGACGACATTCGGCTGCGAAGGCGAGCAGAGGCTGACATCATGGTACTCtttgcctctggcttccatggcgACAGCTCACCGTTTGATGGCGTGGGTGGCTTTCTGGCCCACGCTTATTTCCCCGGCCCTGGTCTGGGTGGGGACACCCATTTCGACGCAGATGAACCCTGGACCTTCTCCAGCACTGACCTGCATG GAATCAGCCTCTTTCTGGTGGCCGTGCATGAGCTGGGCCATGCACTGGGGCTGGAACACTCAAGCAACCCCAGCGCTATCATGGCACCCTTCTACCAGTGGATGGACACTGACAACTTCCAGCTGCCCGACGATGACCTTCGGGGCATCCAGCAGCTGTATG GCTCCCCAGATGGTAAGCCACAGCCCACCCAGCCTCTCCCTACTGTGAGGCCCCGGCGGCCAGGACGGCCAGACCACCAGCCACCTCGGCCTCCCCAGCCACCACATCCAGGTGGGAAGCCAGAGAGGCCCCCCAAACCAgggcccccaccccagccccgaGCCACAGAGAGGCCTGACCAGTATGGCCCCAACATCTGCGATGGCAACTTCGACACAGTGGCTGTGCTCCGTGGAGAGATGTTTGTGTTCAAG GGCCGCTGGTTCTGGCGAGTCCGGCACAACCGTGTTCTGGACAACTACCCCATGCCAATTGGCCACTTCTGGCGCGGTCTGCCCGGGAACATCAGTGCTGCCTATGAGCGTCAGGATGGACATTTCGTCTTTTTCAAAG GTAACCGCTACTGGCTTTTCAGAGAAGCCAATCTGGAGCCAGGCTACCCACAGCCGCTGAGCAGCTATGGTACAGACATCCCCTATGACCGAATCGACACAGCTATCTGGTGGGAGCCCACGGGTCACACCTTCTTCTTTCAAGCAGACAG GTACTGGCGCTTCAACGAGGAAACACAACATGGAGACCCTGGCTACCCCAAGCCCATCAGTGTCTGGCAGGGCATCCCCGCCTCTCCCAAAGGGGCCTTCCTCAGCAACGATGCAG CCTACACCTACTTCTACAAGGGCACCAAGTACTGGAAATTCAACAACGAGCGCCTACGGATGGAACCTGGCCATCCCAAATCCATCCTGCGGGACTTTATGGGCTGCCAGGAGCACGTGGAGCCCCGATCGCGATGGCCCGATGTGGCTCGTCCACCCTTCAACCCCAACGGGGGTGCAGAGCCCGAGGCAGATGGTGACAGCAAGGAAGAGGATGCGGGTGACAAGGATGAGGGCAGCCGTGTGGTGGTGCAGATGGAGGAGGTGGTTCGGACAGTGAACGTGGTGATGGTGTTGGTCCCCTTGCTGCTGTTGCTCTGCGTACTGGGCCTGGCCTTTGCTCTGGTGCAGATGCAGCGCAAGGGCGCACCCCGAATGCTGCTCTACTGCAAGCGCTCACTGCAGGAATGGGTCTGA